CGGATGCGTGCCGAGGCGCACGTCGGACGAGCACACGGTCCCGCGGGCGACGCCCTGGCCCGGGCCGACGAGAACGCCCGCACCTGATCGGTGCTCAGCGCAGCGATGGCACTTGACTTCCCGATCGGAGCCAGCGCCGCGCGTCACTGTCTCAGGATGTCTCGGTCAATGCCACCATCAGAGCGGTAACCCGCGGCGACAGCCTCGTCTGCGGGAGAATGGACAGAGTGCAGCTGTCGCAACACATCGTGGGTCCGGCCCTATTCGTCATATGTGCGGTGATGGTGTTCGCCGCCGCAGCCGTGTACTGGTCGACGGCGCTGGGCTCGGTGTGGACAGTGCCACGCGCCGCGGTCCGCGCAGTATTGCAGCTGGCCGCCGTAGCAGCGATTCTCACAGCTGCGCTACGCAATCTAGGTACATCGCTGGCCGTACTGGGGGTCATGTTCGTCGCCGCGGTAATAACCGCAGCCCGTCGCAGCCAATCCAACCGTTCGTGGCTCCTCGGGGTCGCGCTCACGACGGGCATGGTCTCCGTGCTGCCGCTGCTGCTTGCATCGGGGCTTGTGCCTCTGACCGGAGTGGCGTTGGTACCCATCGTCGGAATTCTCCT
This is a stretch of genomic DNA from Mycobacterium sp. ELW1. It encodes these proteins:
- a CDS encoding ABC transporter permease, which codes for MQLSQHIVGPALFVICAVMVFAAAAVYWSTALGSVWTVPRAAVRAVLQLAAVAAILTAALRNLGTSLAVLGVMFVAAVITAARRSQSNRSWLLGVALTTGMVSVLPLLLASGLVPLTGVALVPIVGILLGSTMTAVSVAARRALDTLNTRAGEVEALLSLGFTDRVARMEMIGPTAVDALLPNLDQTRTVGLVTLPGAFVGVLLSTGSAAQAGAVQILILLSILLSQTCAVAVTLELIARGAIARTGRAPGVSR